A single window of Paenibacillus sp. FSL H8-0537 DNA harbors:
- a CDS encoding Crp/Fnr family transcriptional regulator, translating into MDQEGMSSYWEETVTDNGEAEQLALAKLFQEFGSSRGMKKNSFIFRSEEESQEIYFVQDGLVKISQFAQEGQSITLFLRHKGEVFGAAEVLTGQKRQRYARCITDSLILSIPTSQFTSLLKRHPNALYALTVVNARRLLQTQRYVETLISRPVAWRLAQLLMQLGVRVGKETVVTLSLTHEEISYVIGCSRQTVTETLGRWREEGIIRYEKKIVVIHDTNEFQQHL; encoded by the coding sequence ATGGACCAAGAGGGTATGTCCTCCTATTGGGAAGAAACCGTAACGGATAACGGTGAAGCCGAGCAACTCGCGTTAGCGAAGCTCTTCCAGGAATTTGGCTCTTCTCGTGGCATGAAGAAGAACTCCTTTATTTTCAGGAGCGAGGAAGAAAGTCAGGAGATCTATTTCGTCCAGGACGGACTGGTGAAGATCTCGCAGTTTGCGCAAGAGGGCCAGAGCATTACCTTGTTCCTGAGGCACAAGGGCGAGGTGTTCGGTGCGGCCGAGGTTCTGACGGGGCAGAAGAGACAACGCTATGCGCGATGCATCACGGACAGCTTGATTCTCTCGATTCCGACTTCCCAATTCACCAGCTTGCTGAAGAGACATCCCAATGCCCTTTACGCGCTAACGGTGGTCAACGCCCGTCGTCTGCTGCAGACACAGCGTTACGTAGAGACGCTCATCTCACGGCCGGTTGCCTGGAGGCTGGCTCAGCTGCTAATGCAGCTCGGAGTTCGTGTGGGGAAGGAGACGGTCGTCACGCTTTCGCTTACCCATGAGGAGATCTCCTATGTCATCGGCTGCAGCAGGCAGACGGTTACGGAGACATTGGGTCGATGGCGGGAGGAAGGCATCATTCGCTATGAGAAGAAAATAGTTGTCATTCACGATACCAACGAGTTCCAACAGCACTTGTAA
- a CDS encoding ABC transporter substrate-binding protein, translating into MFRKVAYSSLMIVLILTLLSGCGTSGSRSNGSSKSVDPITVRIGLLKNVTHAPAFVSIKKGYLQDRLGANVKIEVQGFNNGSDFSTALATGQIDIGYVGPSPIINQYTRSKNIKILSGANNGGAVLVTRKGSGVTSVKDLAGKLVAIPTKGSTNEISLRLLLQEHGLEVSADNSGVQLIAMAPADTLTAMKQGQVEAALLPEPWGTQIENEGIGNIAVEWDQIPPNKGNYPLTIIVTSDDFLKEHRNLAKSVLLANEDAIKFIKDSPGDTYSLVSDELKELTGKGLDTELIKATLSHLNLTMNIDQDSLKIMAQVAVDAGYIKGVGADGLDLAGLYDLSLLKETQEGK; encoded by the coding sequence ATGTTTAGAAAAGTGGCTTATTCGAGTCTTATGATCGTCTTGATTCTGACTCTGCTTTCCGGCTGCGGGACCTCTGGCTCGCGGAGTAACGGAAGCTCCAAGTCGGTCGACCCCATTACGGTGAGGATCGGCTTGCTCAAGAACGTGACCCATGCTCCGGCCTTCGTATCGATCAAGAAGGGCTATCTGCAAGACCGTCTTGGCGCTAATGTGAAGATCGAAGTACAGGGCTTTAACAACGGCTCGGATTTCTCGACTGCATTGGCGACAGGCCAGATCGACATCGGCTACGTCGGGCCAAGCCCGATAATCAACCAATATACAAGGAGCAAGAATATCAAGATTCTGTCAGGAGCGAACAACGGCGGCGCCGTGCTAGTGACGAGGAAGGGCTCGGGCGTGACGAGCGTCAAGGACTTGGCGGGCAAGCTGGTCGCCATCCCGACAAAGGGGAGCACGAATGAGATCTCTCTGCGTCTGCTTCTTCAGGAGCATGGCCTGGAGGTGTCGGCGGATAATAGCGGGGTTCAGCTTATTGCGATGGCTCCGGCGGATACGCTGACGGCCATGAAGCAAGGCCAGGTAGAAGCGGCGTTATTGCCGGAGCCATGGGGGACGCAGATCGAGAACGAAGGCATCGGTAATATCGCCGTCGAGTGGGATCAGATTCCGCCGAACAAGGGGAATTATCCACTTACAATTATCGTAACTAGCGACGACTTCCTGAAGGAACACCGGAATTTGGCCAAATCCGTTCTTTTGGCCAACGAGGACGCAATCAAGTTTATCAAGGATAGTCCAGGCGACACGTATTCTCTCGTTAGCGACGAGTTGAAGGAACTGACGGGCAAGGGCTTGGACACCGAATTGATCAAGGCCACACTGTCTCATCTAAATCTGACGATGAACATCGACCAAGATTCCTTGAAGATAATGGCGCAGGTGGCGGTCGATGCCGGCTATATTAAGGGAGTTGGAGCAGATGGCTTGGATCTGGCAGGCTTGTACGATCTGTCGCTGCTGAAGGAGACGCAGGAAGGCAAATAA
- a CDS encoding TetR/AcrR family transcriptional regulator C-terminal domain-containing protein: MQAKSPKMDPRVKRTRQLIREAFLELIQEYDLEKITVNRLAERATINRVTFYLHYKDIPDMLNQMADNMNTHIRNLLENDHEPSGSTDHEWPELVKLIQHFSDHSTSYKILLGSRRLPLFTERLSVLMMDYIKSKMSSHHTSSKAITPEIPNDIAAWYGSSAFLGTIVLWLRNDMPYTPAFLAKQLLLMAPFRSNVDSS; this comes from the coding sequence ATGCAGGCAAAATCACCAAAAATGGATCCGCGTGTTAAACGCACACGCCAATTGATTCGAGAAGCTTTTCTTGAGCTGATTCAGGAGTACGATTTAGAGAAAATCACAGTGAATCGACTTGCGGAGCGGGCGACCATTAATCGGGTTACCTTCTATCTTCATTACAAGGATATCCCGGATATGCTGAATCAGATGGCGGACAATATGAACACGCATATTCGTAATCTGCTAGAAAATGATCATGAACCGTCCGGTTCGACTGATCATGAATGGCCCGAGCTGGTCAAGCTTATTCAGCATTTTTCCGATCATTCAACCTCCTACAAAATACTGCTCGGCTCCAGGCGTCTGCCCCTATTTACGGAGCGTCTTTCTGTGCTTATGATGGACTATATTAAAAGTAAAATGAGTAGTCACCATACGTCATCCAAAGCCATTACGCCGGAAATTCCGAATGATATTGCAGCCTGGTATGGCTCCTCAGCCTTTCTTGGCACGATTGTTTTATGGCTGCGCAACGATATGCCCTATACGCCTGCCTTTCTTGCCAAGCAGCTATTGCTTATGGCTCCATTCCGATCAAATGTAGACAGCTCGTAG
- a CDS encoding SAM-dependent methyltransferase — MTVNHTQRYRFSEAPIWHLQREYFEEEGMKAWNNDQVPQYITSNPVIASAYAEMIFGLLQDRANQGNCSEPVFIVELGAGAGRLAYHVLHELCQLRDYAGISLPPFRYIMTDLAMKNVLAWQEHPALQAFIAEGLLDFARFDAVHDTSLSLAVSGTTIREQELEQPLIIVANYFFDSIPQELIYVGDGQIYEADVFVEYPDNRDALKPAELLDQIALHYEHRRAPEYEQADYPYRDVIAVYQEQLEDSHILFPAAGLTCLERLKQLSQAGFLLITADKGDHLLDNWKFAEPPELFLHGSFSLTANYHAIQHVFEQRGAQALFPPHHYKNINVGCILHMDQPLAYSNTRLAYRRFVERFGPDEFFSMKMWVDRNLASMELQPLLGFWRLGGYDAEFFIQSTKQIASLLPDANDEEMQDLLRGIQLMWSSYYVMEQRYDLALDAGLLLFEMEMYEESKQFLEISVQQEQDEVVSTVFYCLAISCFELELDEQALGYIQQFLELEPDHEEALALLGRFE; from the coding sequence ATGACCGTTAACCACACACAGCGCTATCGCTTTAGTGAAGCTCCTATATGGCATCTCCAAAGGGAATATTTCGAAGAAGAAGGCATGAAGGCCTGGAATAATGATCAAGTCCCTCAGTATATAACGAGTAATCCCGTGATTGCTTCGGCCTATGCCGAAATGATATTTGGGCTGCTTCAAGATCGGGCAAATCAGGGGAATTGCTCAGAGCCTGTATTTATTGTGGAGCTTGGGGCAGGAGCGGGCCGTCTCGCCTACCATGTGCTGCATGAGCTGTGCCAGTTGAGAGACTATGCGGGGATATCCCTTCCCCCTTTCCGCTATATTATGACCGATTTGGCCATGAAAAATGTTCTGGCCTGGCAGGAGCATCCTGCCCTGCAAGCTTTTATCGCCGAGGGCTTGCTGGATTTTGCGCGATTTGATGCGGTTCATGATACGTCGTTAAGCCTCGCCGTGTCTGGTACAACCATTAGAGAACAGGAATTAGAGCAACCATTGATCATTGTCGCCAACTACTTTTTTGACAGTATTCCACAAGAGCTGATTTATGTAGGCGACGGCCAAATATACGAGGCGGATGTTTTTGTCGAATATCCTGACAATCGGGATGCCCTTAAACCAGCCGAGCTATTAGATCAAATCGCTTTGCATTATGAGCACAGGCGGGCGCCCGAGTATGAGCAAGCCGACTATCCTTACCGCGATGTCATTGCCGTATATCAGGAACAGCTGGAGGATTCGCATATTTTATTTCCTGCCGCTGGTCTAACCTGCTTGGAGCGCTTGAAGCAATTGTCTCAGGCAGGGTTTCTATTGATAACCGCTGACAAAGGCGACCACCTGCTCGATAACTGGAAATTTGCCGAGCCGCCGGAGCTGTTCCTGCATGGCAGCTTTTCATTGACCGCCAACTACCATGCGATTCAGCATGTTTTTGAACAAAGAGGGGCTCAGGCGTTATTTCCACCCCATCATTATAAAAATATAAATGTCGGCTGTATTCTCCATATGGATCAACCGCTGGCCTACTCGAATACCAGATTGGCCTACCGCCGTTTTGTTGAGCGTTTTGGCCCGGATGAGTTTTTCAGCATGAAAATGTGGGTCGACCGCAATCTCGCCAGCATGGAGCTGCAACCATTGCTCGGCTTTTGGCGTTTGGGTGGATATGATGCGGAGTTTTTCATTCAGAGCACGAAGCAAATAGCCAGCCTGCTGCCAGATGCGAATGATGAAGAAATGCAGGACCTGCTAAGAGGCATTCAGCTGATGTGGTCATCGTATTACGTCATGGAGCAGCGTTATGACCTGGCACTTGATGCAGGCTTGCTGCTGTTTGAGATGGAAATGTACGAAGAGTCCAAGCAGTTTCTAGAAATATCGGTGCAGCAAGAGCAGGATGAGGTTGTTTCGACCGTATTTTATTGTCTCGCTATTAGCTGTTTTGAGCTGGAGCTGGACGAGCAGGCATTGGGCTATATTCAGCAATTCCTGGAGCTTGAGCCGGATCATGAAGAGGCATTGGCGCTGCTGGGCAGATTTGAATAA
- a CDS encoding VanZ family protein produces the protein MEQRANKTNKWELFIGSAFVVYLFLLFKIILLKWNSIGLDAWWYHFKTFLYHPYLIYERQANLKLFDEISRGIDGLAISGSMLFTNLIGNTLIFIPLGVFIAELSRSRGGLGIKIFVFSLLLSLFFEGNQFFLGIGIFDVDDLLLNTVGGMIGYIAWKMVTVGVRVLQPATARGLKSTSHT, from the coding sequence TTGGAACAGAGGGCAAATAAAACGAATAAGTGGGAGCTTTTTATAGGATCGGCGTTTGTTGTGTATTTGTTTTTATTATTCAAAATCATTTTGCTCAAATGGAACTCCATTGGTCTCGATGCTTGGTGGTATCATTTCAAAACGTTTTTGTACCACCCGTATCTTATTTACGAGCGCCAAGCGAATCTAAAGCTATTCGATGAAATTTCAAGGGGGATTGATGGATTAGCGATCTCTGGCTCGATGCTGTTTACCAATTTAATTGGCAATACGCTGATCTTTATTCCGTTGGGTGTTTTTATCGCGGAGTTAAGCAGATCCCGAGGGGGATTAGGCATAAAAATATTCGTGTTTTCCCTGCTGTTAAGCTTATTTTTTGAAGGCAACCAGTTTTTTCTCGGTATTGGCATCTTTGATGTGGATGATTTGCTGTTAAACACCGTTGGCGGAATGATCGGGTACATAGCTTGGAAAATGGTTACGGTTGGCGTGAGAGTACTCCAGCCCGCAACGGCGAGAGGATTAAAGAGCACTTCTCATACATGA
- a CDS encoding MBL fold metallo-hydrolase: MYIQPQMNLRPDYHPDLTVVLLGTGSPRAFYGRAKPGAAVLAGDKTFLVDCGGSTVDQLIKAGIMPQRISDVLFTHHHYDHNGGFFDVFITSWRTHITAERVFEGRSVPMQVYGPETTKEIIGKMRESFEFDVKLRISYNLSDEAGSLIEYTECNEGVVYDKDGIRITAFEVDHRPVYPAIAYKFEYNGKTVVISGDTIPVANMEKQATGADLLVHEAYNKSWLDSLTAQYPKHEKALSNPAKYHTTTLEAAAIAQRAGVKHLVLTHHIPAPEANPEAEQAYIEGMAGIYAGPITVGRDLMVFELK, translated from the coding sequence ATGTATATCCAGCCACAAATGAATTTGAGGCCAGACTACCACCCAGATCTGACCGTCGTTCTGCTTGGGACGGGTTCTCCCCGTGCCTTTTATGGGCGAGCGAAGCCCGGTGCCGCGGTGCTCGCGGGAGACAAGACGTTCCTCGTTGATTGCGGGGGCTCTACGGTGGACCAACTAATCAAAGCGGGCATCATGCCTCAAAGGATATCCGATGTCCTGTTTACCCATCACCATTACGACCATAACGGAGGATTCTTCGACGTGTTCATCACGAGTTGGCGCACGCATATTACCGCAGAACGTGTCTTCGAAGGTCGTTCAGTGCCCATGCAAGTGTACGGACCAGAGACGACGAAGGAGATTATCGGTAAAATGCGGGAGTCCTTCGAGTTCGACGTCAAGCTCCGAATCAGCTATAATCTGTCGGATGAAGCGGGCTCGCTAATCGAGTATACGGAATGCAACGAGGGTGTTGTGTACGACAAGGACGGCATCCGAATTACTGCCTTCGAAGTGGACCATCGCCCTGTCTATCCGGCTATCGCTTACAAGTTCGAGTATAACGGCAAGACGGTCGTTATATCAGGCGATACGATTCCTGTGGCCAATATGGAGAAGCAAGCGACCGGGGCAGATCTGCTCGTTCACGAAGCGTACAACAAGTCGTGGCTGGATTCCTTGACCGCGCAATATCCGAAGCACGAGAAGGCGCTGTCAAACCCCGCGAAGTATCATACGACGACGCTGGAAGCGGCTGCAATCGCGCAACGGGCGGGAGTCAAGCATCTCGTGCTCACGCATCACATTCCCGCGCCAGAGGCGAATCCAGAGGCCGAGCAAGCGTATATTGAGGGGATGGCTGGCATTTACGCCGGTCCGATCACAGTAGGTCGCGACTTGATGGTCTTTGAATTAAAGTAG
- a CDS encoding ABC transporter permease, whose protein sequence is MHWGWRFPSALQTMQTFYDGMANGQLLEATLSSLRRILIAFVLSCGIGMTLGVLFARSRLLDETFGFVVVALQTVPSIAWLPFAIIWFGLNDFAVVFITTIGATWTMTIASRSGIKNIPPIYLLSAEMFGTGRGFRLFYQVMIPAAIPQLITGMRMAWAFAWRALVSGELIARGIGLGQLLEEGRSLGDTSLMLCIVLVIAILGTISDHLVFKRIEERIWTQYGLNAAKT, encoded by the coding sequence ATGCATTGGGGCTGGCGCTTTCCATCGGCGCTGCAGACGATGCAGACATTCTACGATGGGATGGCAAATGGGCAACTACTAGAAGCGACGCTTAGCAGCTTGAGGCGAATCCTCATCGCGTTCGTCCTCTCATGCGGCATCGGCATGACACTCGGCGTCTTGTTCGCTCGGAGCCGGCTGCTGGACGAGACGTTCGGATTTGTCGTCGTCGCTCTGCAGACGGTGCCGAGCATCGCATGGTTACCTTTCGCTATCATATGGTTCGGGCTGAACGACTTCGCCGTTGTGTTCATCACGACGATTGGGGCGACATGGACGATGACGATTGCGAGTCGGAGTGGGATCAAGAACATTCCTCCAATCTATCTGTTGTCGGCGGAGATGTTTGGAACAGGCCGCGGGTTCCGACTCTTTTACCAAGTGATGATCCCTGCAGCCATACCACAGCTCATTACGGGCATGCGCATGGCCTGGGCGTTCGCCTGGCGGGCACTCGTCTCCGGTGAGCTCATTGCGCGCGGCATCGGTTTGGGGCAGCTGCTGGAGGAGGGGCGAAGTCTCGGCGACACCTCTCTTATGCTCTGCATCGTACTCGTGATCGCGATTCTCGGTACAATCTCCGACCACCTCGTCTTCAAGCGCATAGAGGAACGGATCTGGACCCAGTACGGTCTGAATGCTGCCAAAACGTAA
- a CDS encoding HAMP domain-containing sensor histidine kinase gives MIKSRRSFRTTMIMLLGLSMLLSGAITYGIYKLLQLYYVDVREGDRLALYRRMMREVGDIYVFLIIFIPLAIVFFFWFTKRYGTYFNEISKGIRHLANGEFDNRVLISSNDEFSSIAEDLNLASEKLQAAVEKGDFAENSKDQLVVNLAHDLRTPLTSILGYLDLMMKDNQLTDEQIKHYTMIAFNKSQRLEKLIDGLFDITRMNYGKLPVEKEPIDLSELLRQLNEELYPVFEKNHLAARMDVAPELYIYGDGELLARVFENLLTNAARHGKEGLYVDINGRLDTGHVVIQVANYGGEIPPEDLPHIFEMYYTGDRSRAHQEGGTGLGLFIARNIVEQHEGTLTAESNVVRTVFEVRLPVRS, from the coding sequence ATGATTAAAAGCAGAAGAAGCTTTCGGACCACGATGATAATGCTGCTGGGCTTAAGCATGCTGTTATCCGGTGCGATTACATACGGCATTTATAAGCTGCTGCAGCTTTATTATGTCGATGTCCGCGAAGGGGATCGATTGGCCCTGTACCGGAGGATGATGAGGGAGGTGGGGGATATATATGTGTTCCTCATTATTTTTATCCCGCTGGCTATTGTCTTTTTCTTCTGGTTTACGAAGCGATATGGGACTTATTTCAATGAAATTTCCAAGGGAATCCGCCATCTGGCTAATGGGGAATTTGATAATCGGGTCCTGATATCCTCAAACGATGAGTTCAGCAGCATTGCGGAGGATTTGAATTTGGCCAGCGAAAAGCTGCAAGCGGCGGTTGAAAAAGGGGATTTTGCTGAAAATAGCAAGGATCAGCTGGTTGTGAATTTGGCGCATGATCTTCGAACGCCGCTTACCTCAATATTGGGGTATTTGGATTTGATGATGAAGGATAATCAGCTAACCGATGAGCAGATCAAGCATTACACCATGATTGCCTTCAACAAATCGCAGCGTCTGGAGAAGCTGATTGATGGACTATTCGACATTACGCGCATGAACTATGGCAAGCTGCCCGTTGAGAAAGAGCCTATCGACCTCAGCGAGCTGCTCAGGCAGCTGAACGAGGAGCTGTATCCTGTTTTTGAGAAAAATCATTTAGCAGCCCGAATGGATGTGGCTCCCGAGCTGTATATTTATGGCGACGGGGAGCTGCTGGCCCGAGTATTTGAGAACTTGTTGACCAATGCCGCCAGGCACGGCAAAGAAGGTCTATACGTGGATATTAATGGGCGACTTGATACGGGGCATGTGGTCATTCAAGTCGCTAATTATGGAGGAGAGATTCCTCCTGAGGATTTGCCGCATATTTTCGAAATGTATTATACCGGCGACCGATCTCGGGCGCATCAAGAGGGCGGCACGGGCCTAGGCCTGTTCATAGCCAGAAATATTGTAGAGCAGCATGAGGGAACCCTCACGGCCGAGAGCAATGTGGTGCGGACGGTATTTGAGGTGCGATTGCCTGTACGCTCATAA
- a CDS encoding Kiwa anti-phage protein KwaB-like domain-containing protein, which translates to MEKLIQELHADCSVLLDSVEQEKPQLEYITSYFVSLTQNNTKWTVKNIEMADIDQIDLIKNLRAHFETYVDEFKTEDRDPEFIYRYNIAGLLPITNQINDYFINGVIPLSSSKDILVTPITNQVESTDKNPHTDLKILNYDGSSYPPNDEVNLIVHKLSYYKSDFLVFCNQLRTSLSKTSLKTILNNKLTIVEKEKLYKINNNISFIISPKNYFIIDISYFEKIFSFENYTKLKKAQAMESLFESQTIIGLEKIVPELNKGYMARSVAKIALSGSEIPQFISRNKKVISSYCRDFKVGVAFDSSTNTFTVTDETIAPLFITYLFSERVAQNILGDLVYYKTFNRLNKN; encoded by the coding sequence ATGGAAAAATTAATACAAGAATTACATGCTGATTGCAGTGTTTTACTAGATTCTGTTGAGCAGGAAAAACCTCAATTAGAATATATCACTTCGTATTTTGTAAGTCTCACTCAAAACAATACAAAATGGACAGTAAAGAATATTGAAATGGCCGATATAGATCAAATTGATTTAATTAAAAACTTAAGAGCCCATTTTGAAACATATGTAGATGAATTCAAAACAGAGGATCGTGACCCAGAGTTTATATATAGATATAATATTGCGGGATTGTTACCCATCACAAATCAAATAAATGATTATTTTATTAATGGAGTCATACCTTTGTCTAGTAGTAAAGATATTTTAGTAACCCCAATTACAAATCAAGTTGAATCTACGGATAAAAATCCACATACAGATCTAAAAATTTTAAATTACGATGGGAGCAGCTATCCCCCAAACGATGAGGTTAACTTAATAGTTCATAAATTGAGTTATTATAAGTCCGATTTTTTAGTATTCTGCAATCAACTCAGAACATCATTATCGAAAACTTCATTAAAAACAATTTTAAATAACAAATTAACCATAGTCGAAAAAGAAAAACTATATAAAATCAACAACAATATTTCTTTCATAATATCCCCTAAAAATTACTTCATAATAGACATATCCTATTTCGAAAAAATATTCTCATTTGAAAATTACACAAAACTAAAAAAAGCACAAGCTATGGAATCTCTTTTCGAATCACAAACAATTATTGGTCTTGAAAAAATTGTGCCTGAATTAAACAAAGGTTATATGGCTCGTTCGGTTGCTAAAATTGCTTTAAGTGGTAGCGAAATACCCCAGTTTATTTCTAGAAACAAAAAAGTCATATCAAGTTATTGTAGAGATTTTAAAGTTGGAGTAGCATTCGACTCCTCTACAAACACTTTCACTGTTACAGATGAAACAATTGCTCCTCTTTTTATTACCTACCTTTTTTCAGAAAGAGTCGCACAAAACATACTTGGAGATTTGGTTTACTATAAAACATTCAATCGTTTGAACAAAAATTAA
- a CDS encoding response regulator transcription factor, with amino-acid sequence MRRITILVADDEVEIADLVALHLQKEGYYIIKASDGKAAMQAVQSQTIDLAILDIMMPEMDGYEVTRKIREQYHLPIIFLSAKTSDLDKITGLVMGADDYMTKPFNPMELVARVNSQLRRSLQFNQPAVMNKAVLELGGLVISPDQHKITLYGEGVELTPKEFDILYLLASHPKQVFSAESIFKQVWGEAYYESGNTVMVHIRTLRKKLGEDTTKRKFIKTIWGVGYTFND; translated from the coding sequence TTGAGGCGTATTACGATTTTGGTCGCAGATGATGAGGTGGAAATCGCGGATCTGGTGGCCTTGCACCTGCAAAAAGAAGGTTATTACATTATAAAAGCATCCGATGGGAAGGCAGCTATGCAAGCTGTGCAATCGCAGACGATTGATTTGGCTATTTTGGATATTATGATGCCGGAAATGGACGGGTACGAGGTGACTCGTAAAATTCGGGAGCAATACCATCTGCCGATTATTTTCTTGAGCGCCAAAACCTCCGATCTGGACAAGATCACAGGGCTTGTTATGGGAGCGGACGATTACATGACCAAGCCATTCAACCCAATGGAGTTGGTGGCGCGTGTCAATTCGCAGCTTCGCAGGTCGCTGCAATTCAATCAGCCAGCCGTCATGAATAAAGCGGTGCTGGAGCTAGGTGGACTCGTGATTTCACCCGACCAGCATAAAATCACCTTGTACGGCGAGGGCGTCGAATTAACGCCGAAGGAGTTCGACATTTTATATTTGCTAGCGAGCCACCCGAAGCAGGTGTTTAGCGCGGAAAGCATTTTTAAACAGGTGTGGGGCGAGGCCTACTATGAGAGCGGCAATACGGTTATGGTCCATATCCGTACCCTGCGCAAAAAACTGGGAGAAGATACGACCAAGCGGAAATTCATCAAGACGATCTGGGGCGTGGGGTACACGTTCAATGATTAA
- a CDS encoding ABC transporter ATP-binding protein: MIRVEGVGKTFAQRGRAGYTALEDIDFEIGKGEFVSILGPSGCGKSTLLNLVAGLERADHGRVEANGKEVAAPGPDRIVVFQDHALYPWLSVLENVAFGLKQKGIKKKERRERAMEQIRAVHLGKFADRYPHELSGGMKQRVAIARALVMDPEILLMDEPFAALDEQTRLLLHKELEQIWLNTRKTILFITHNIREAVILSDRVLVMSTRPGRIKKEFRVQAARPREPGDSLLHHIESQIMDTLAAELEKVAKEEYGNDYTLEKSPLSHSTANNLGDGI, from the coding sequence ATGATACGGGTAGAAGGAGTAGGTAAGACGTTCGCGCAACGGGGTAGAGCGGGCTATACTGCGTTGGAAGACATTGACTTCGAGATAGGAAAGGGAGAGTTCGTCTCGATCCTCGGTCCTTCCGGCTGCGGCAAGTCCACACTGCTTAACTTGGTAGCAGGTCTGGAGCGGGCGGATCACGGCCGAGTAGAAGCGAATGGCAAGGAAGTCGCGGCCCCAGGGCCTGATCGAATCGTCGTATTCCAAGACCATGCACTGTATCCTTGGCTTAGCGTGCTGGAGAACGTCGCATTCGGTCTCAAGCAAAAGGGAATCAAAAAGAAGGAGCGCCGCGAGCGAGCCATGGAGCAGATCCGGGCTGTCCATTTGGGGAAGTTTGCGGACCGCTACCCCCACGAGCTGTCGGGCGGGATGAAGCAGAGGGTGGCGATAGCGCGGGCGCTCGTTATGGACCCGGAGATTCTGCTCATGGATGAGCCGTTCGCTGCACTGGACGAACAGACTAGGCTGCTGCTGCATAAGGAATTGGAGCAAATATGGCTGAACACGCGGAAGACCATTCTATTCATCACGCATAATATCCGGGAGGCGGTCATACTGTCGGACAGAGTGCTCGTCATGTCTACACGGCCGGGGCGGATTAAGAAGGAGTTCCGCGTACAGGCGGCACGGCCGCGGGAGCCTGGCGATTCACTTCTGCACCATATCGAGAGTCAGATTATGGATACGTTGGCTGCTGAACTGGAGAAGGTGGCGAAGGAGGAATATGGCAATGACTACACTTTGGAGAAAAGCCCTCTTTCTCATTCTACTGCTAATAATCTGGGAGACGGCATATAG